TCCTGAAAAGGAGGCATATAAAAATAGTGGAACACAAAGTAAGATGtttgttgcattttaaaaatacatataattagtgttttccagcagctgtcCTATTCTGCATCAGTGAGACAGTCCAGGCTTGTGTTCCATGGGCAGGATTGAATATTCAgggtgctctgtgtgtgttacATGACTGAGAGTCCCCCCTTTGTTGTGTCTGTACTCTGTGCACCTGCTTCCCTGGCTCAGCTGAGTGTGGAGGAGTTTGGTGAGCCCAGGGCCCTGCCCAAACCCCAGCCTGAGAAAGTCTGGCGACTGTCACAGGCTTGGCTTTCTTCTCACTCAGCCCCGAGGAGTTCACTTTTTCACGCTCAAAtagtttttctgcttcctgtcAGGGGCGTGGGATATAAAAAATTGAGTGGTTCTGGCGTTAGGTCCTTGAAGGGCACAAGCCGTGGTGGGTGAGGCAGCAGAGgcggctgcagctctgctgcccagctgtgAAAAGGGGTTTTCTTACAAAATTTCCTTTCGCCTGGTCTCGTCATCTCGTCTCAAGGAAGTCGCCAGCGCTGTAAAGAAACGGCAGCGGTTTCCGTGGTGAGTCAGCTGGGGCTGCGTGGGGAGGACAGGGCCAGCTGTGGGTGTTGTGCTGGTTGTTGGTGACCCGGGGGTGGTGGTTATCCTGTGTCCTCCCTGAGTCACCCTCTGGCGTTTGTGCCCTGCGTGGCCTGAGcctgctgggcactggaatTGGCTGCAAGTAGGCTGCCAAGCAGGAGGCCAACAAAAAGTGTGAACAACAGCCATTTGTAGTGTGAATTTCTTGGCGTGATGCTAGCATCCTCGTGTATAATTTTAGAAGGATTTGAGAAGGTGGTCGACTAATCCTGAAAAAGGAGGAGTGTTTCATCTATTCCGCCTCAAAACGGATCACTCGAACTGGCCTTTTCTTGGTGAGattgttttttccttgagaTCCAACAGAAACCTAATCAGACATATTTTGAGATCCATTTTTAGCAATGTGAAGGACTTCTAGAAAAGTACATCTTCGAACATCTTCATCTTAGATCTAGGAAAGGGCTGTAGGTTTGATGATGTTGGGGTGAAAAAATCCTTCCACTGGATTTTGAATTTGCCTTAAATTCTGGAGAGGCTTAAGAGAAGGGTTCAGATTTAAgttctgaaatatattttttatctttgctttcaAAACTTGTCTCTCAGGGACTCACCTGCAAAATTCAGGGAAGAGATCATTAGCTGTGATGTCTTCTACTCCTGAGTGACCCCACTTTTCAGACTTCAGAATCTTTCCCACTGAATTAAAAATCATGGGTGAAGTTGTGGCAGTATCTGTGGGGAAAAATGTCATCTTCTTTAAGTCTTTCCCCAAGGACTTCTGGTTTTGCCTCATGacacttcctttttttgcttGGAAGCAGAAGTTTGGAAATTTTAATAGACTTCTTGCTGGTTGTGTTTTGTCTCTGATGAGAAATGAGGCAATCCTGAGTATTGCAATAAAACCCACTGTGAAAGTGCTTTATATTTGAAGTATTTGAACTTAAACACTAGACCTTCTGATTTTGTCTTGCAGTCACGGAGCTTTGCTGGTTCTGAATTTAGGGGCCTTCTGTGACTTggcttcatttatttttttttccttcatttgtgGCTGCCTTTTACTTGCAGCAAGGTATTTCTTGGCTCCCCGCAGTTGGTTGGTCTTTAGCATGTCCTTTAGCTGCTTCCTTTATATTGCATGTTGAGCACACTGGAAATGGatggaaaatgaagaatatttCTCTGCCACggtggagagggactttggacaagaCACTGGAGTTGCAGGatgagggggaatggcttcccactgccagagggtgGGATGAAATGGGATATTGGcaaggaattgttccctggcactACTTTGCTTGCCTCTCTGTGACTGTCCTTGCCCAGATGATGCTGTTTCAGAGCAGAGAACAGGTGGACACACACGCACATCCAACCCTCCACCCCAGAAATACAGCATGTGTTTTTTGAGTCGTGCACCTTCGTTCTTTTTGTGCGACTGAAGGTAAAGGAGGATGGAGATAACGTGTCCCCACCTCCCCACCTCCTTTACTGCTGCTGCCATTCCAAGGACTTTTCCAGTCCCACTCTCAGTTTAGGAGCATAGTGTTGGAGGAAAAGGTGAGGTTGCTCCTCCTCAACACCTCACTCCTGTGGTGAAGTGAGAAAGAAGTGGTGCCCTTTGAGATAAAGTGGTCTCATCCTTTCTCTGCATCCCTAAAAAGGAGTGACAGGGAAAAGCCATGGTCACCCTACACCTGCAGAGATGGGAAATAGGAAAGAGATTTTCCTCaatgagaggaaaaatgaaaggaagctTTAGGAGCCGCTTTAATCATTAGCATATCTGAAAACCCAGTGCatgtggagaaggaaaacaacctGTTGAGAATTGGTGATGatccttttcctgatatcccaCTTTGTAGAGGACCTCCTGGATCTGAGCCCCAGTGCAGCAGAACCTTTCAGGCTTAAAAGTCAGGCTTCATCACTTAGTGCATCTGACCCCAGTAACTCTAGAGTACAGACAGCATCCAGGAATGCAGGATTATGGGATGGGAGCTGTCTGAAACAAAGGATGTTCCTGTACTTGGAGGTAATTgaagggcaggggcagcagacCTGGCTGGAAGGGAAAGAGCCAAACAAGGTAAAGGAATTAGCAAGTCCTAGCTCCAGCATGAAGAGTGTTTGATTTAATTAAAACGTACAGTGCTGGGGAAGTAACACACTGCTCCAAGGCTGTGTGATGAAATCCTGCTGTGACCTGTTGAAAACAAACCGGCTGGTTTCCCTGAAGTTTCCAGAATGTGAATATGAAGAGTGCTTCattttccttgtgctgcaggGTTACAGAGGGTGGATGAGCCATCCTGACTCTTGAGAGAATTTTTTATGCTATCAGTGAGGTTTAGCGAGGCAAGGCTGAGTCTTTTGGTGTTGTTTCCAGGGCTGTACCCTGGAAACTTTAGTCCAGTGGGTACGAGTCTTTGGTCTCCAGTGCAGTTGCCACTGGTGCTGTCCACCTTGGCCTCAATCAGCAAAACATCCTTCTGGGGGAGAGATTATTTTAGAGGTTGCAGAAATCTGTTTCCTCCAGGAAAAGGAGGGACTCTGTTTTGCTGAGACCAGGTACATTTGTGCCTGCCGTAGTGGTCAATGCTGTTGTGAGAGTGTGAAGAATGAGTTTTTCtcaaaagaaaccccaaacaaaaaactcaaaccagCAACTGACTGTGGTGATCTGATTCCTGCAACTACAGCGTTGGGTGAGATGTAGTTGCCCCTGGGTAGGCAGTGTGAGTTTGGCAttctgcagagcacagatcTACAGACTCCAGCCTTTCAGCTCGGCTCCAGTGGTGCCTTTTTAGCAGGGGAATGATACAGTgaattttgtcttctctgtgtTCAAGTTTAAATTTTAAGCTAGATTAGGTAATAGTTTCAGATGCAGCGTTTTTTTTATCTAATTCTTTGCACAGTGCAGCCACGATTTCTAAAATCCCTATTAGAAAACAACCCACGATTAGTTTCCAGGTCAGAGGCTTAATAAATAACTGCTAATCACTTTTCCTTATTGCGTTTCAGGCGGCAGCCGCAGGCCTCAGCTATGTTGGGGCGTACGTCATCAACACCTACAAGAGCTACGACAACTTTCTGCAGGACAAGTACGCCCTGCTGCCGGCGGTGATCATTATTTGCGTGGCCGTGGTGATGTTCATCATCGGGCTGATCGGCTGCTGCGCCACCTTCCGCGAGTCCCGCGTCGGCCTGGGGCTGGTGAGTGGCTCTCACTCGTCCCTGTGTGTCATCTGCCTCCCCCTGGCACGGGAGGTGCTAGGCTGGGCCTCGGGAGGCCAGTCGGAGTTACAGGTTGTTGGGATTCACTCCGCTTGTTGGTGCGAGTCACCTGCAGCTGAGATGCTCTGATTGCCCTCAGCTGGCTCGGTGAAGgtgagggagggaggcagcaggtTTTGAGCAGTGTGGTGGTGAAGGAACAGGAGGAAATGCAAGTTTCTAAGCATGCAAACTAGATGTATGTCAGTTTTTCTGCTGGCTTTAGGCCTCTGAGTGCTGAAAGTATGCCTTTACTGCCCATAGAATTCCTTCAGTTAGAGTAACTTCATGTCCCAGGTCATGCCCTGAATGCAATATGAGTCCAACAAGCAGTACACAGTGCACCTAACCCAGCTGCTGGTTTATCTGTGCACTCTCCCCTTGGACATCCACCTTGTGAAGTGTTCCATAGGCTCTTCATGTCACGCCAGTGTTCAGGATCAGGCACAGAACCTATGGAGCCACAGTCATTGTCCCAGCCACCCACAGTAATCCCCGAAAGgtctgagttggaaaggaccttaaagctcatccagttccaaccccttttccatgggcagggacagcttccactagaCCACCCAATGCAACCATgttgctccaaaccctctcCAACCTGTCTAACCAGGGGTGAGGCAGCCACAACTTCCTCTatgctaaattattttctgggaaCTATTTTGACTGGAGAAGCAATAAGAGATAATGATCACTTACTGCTGTAAATTAATGTGAAGTGTATTGTGCAGTTGAATTCAAGGGCTGTGGGATTCTCTCTTACTGtctctcttctttattttcagttcttggCCATTATCCTGGTTATCTTCATTGCAGAAGTGTCCGCTTTTGTCCTGGGATTTGTTTACAGGGAAAAGGTAAACAAAGAATTAGCATCTCTGTCTCAATATAAAAGTGAAGAACATTTGATCAGTTTAtctgggttgtgtttttttcaacTTCATCCCCTCTCGTGCAACCTGCAGAGCAAATGGGAATGGAGATATCTTTGCTGGGAACAATGTGAATATATAAAATACCTGGCAGATATCACAACAGTCTCTGAGTTGGATTAAACAGTTGTTGATGCTCCCAAAGGAGGGCTTTTCCACTAAGGGCACCAAGCTTCTCCCCAGGAACGTGATTCTGGCTAAGTGCCACCTGAATTTTGTCTAAAACATTGCTTGGTTTTTCTTACTTCTTATTTCCACCCTCGACTTACTTGGGATACAGATCTTTTGCAGTTTCCACCAGACAAAATTTTCAGCTCTCACATTAAAATATTGAGAGAaacattgtttttctctctctctaaacAGGTAAAAGCTGATGTGCAAGTTACAATGCACTCAGTCTTTGAGAAGTATGATGGCAAAAACCCAGAGTCTGCAGTTGTGGATTACTTGCAAGAACgggtaagaaaatatttaagcattGTTGGAGAAGAACAGTTGGGTCCTAAGCAAGGAATTtaggctgggaaaggaggggagaggatCCAGTATCCTGGAACGTGGCTCTGTGTTTAGCACCCAGTTCTCCAGGGCTGCTTGAGGGTGCTGCTCACTTTGCAGAGCTGGTGTGAAGTTCATGTAGTGAGGGATGTGGTTGGTAGGAGTCACATTTGCATCAGAGCAAATAAGTACATATGAACAACTGCTGCTGAGAACATTGCACCATAAAATAGCGAGATGATGGAAGACTCTACCCTGCAACTCGTCACCCTCCTATTGGAGCTTTCACAAAGAATAAGCTAAGAAGGATGTAATAATGTCTAAAGGAGATtgatttattacatttattgtTTTCCTGAAGCACCACTGCTTGTAAATCTGCTGCAAACTAGTGGCAGCTCTGGCCCACTATGCGTAGGAGAGGTTTAACTTAACATGAGCATTCATATATATGAAcgtatattatatatatatattatgtaaCTTGTAATACATGTGTATAATCTTACGTAACAAATAATTGCTGTGTAACTGTCCTGTGTTTGGTAGCTTCACTGCTGCGGGGTTAAGAACTACAGTGACTGGACGACCACCCAGTGGTTTAATTCCACTGGGAACAACAGTgtcccccagagctgctgccagcaaacGGCCAGGAACTGCACAGGGCATCTGGATCAGCCACAGGAACTCAACACCCGGGTGAGGATGAGGGGTTTGGTTTTACACTTGGGCCATGTTCCTTTTCAGCCAGGTGGAGCCGTGGAGGGAAGCACGCCAGGCAGAGTTTAGGGGTATGTCCATAGCTGTAGTTGTTAAATCAGATCTGAGGCAGGGAAATAGGCTGATCTAGGATTGAGCATGCTGAATCTGGGGGATTagtgctcccagggctggagcccctctgctctggagccagcctgggacacctggggctcttcagctgcacaagagaagctccagggagagctccagggCCTAAAGGTTGCCTGTGAGGAAGATGAGGTCAACCATTTTAGCAGGGCCTgttgcagcaggacaaggggtaatggtttTAGGCCAGAAGAGGATTATTGTAGATCAGATAtgaggatggggaggccctggcacagggtgcccagagcagctgtggctgtccctggaccccaaatccagcctgcatggggcttggagcaacctgggcgagtggaaggtgtccctgtccacagcagggCATGGAACTGAATGATCCTTcaagttccttccaactcaaaccattctgtgattctattaaCTCCTTACCAGGTTCTCCAGTCTGGGGCATAAGTTGACTTTTATAGATCCCACTGATGGCCTTCTGGCTCTGAGTTTTGGGAGCTTGTTTTAGTGACCTGAGCTAGAGGAAATTCGGATGCAGCAAATGTCAGTAGATTGCTGTTTGTCAGTGCCTCTCCTCATGCAGGAGGAAATAAGCCATGAGGTCTGGAAGACAAGAATGGAGTTCCTCAGTTCTGCAGTGCTGGTTAGACAGGCCCTGCTCccttgggagagctgggggtggaggaaataaataaaaaactttcATCTGGGTGAACACGTTTTAACATGTTTTTACCTCTTTcatggcagggctgtgcacaggagCTGGAGTCTGGGCTGCAGAGTGTTATCAGCTATGCCATGCTTGTAATCCTGGGGTTTGCCATCGTAAAGGTAAACGTTCCCATCTCTTCCCTCATGGAAAATAGTAATGTTTGCCCTTGGATCTCAGGTCTTTTCATCTTCACTGTCCTAATAGCCTACAGCTTTCTTCTGCCTCTGAAGTAAACTCAGTCCTATGTTCCTCACTTGTGTTTTTCCAACTTTCTCCATTTCATCTGCCTAGCAATGATGGGAGGGATTTAAAAGGTAGtaagggatttgggatggaaattcagtgtaaaatccattttattgtagagtcacagaatcccaggatggtttgggtgggattctcattccaccccctgccatgggcagggacaccttccactgtcccaggctgctcccagccctgtccagcctggcctgggacactgccagggatccaggggcagccacagctgctctgggcaccctgtgccagggcctccccaccctcacagccaccaattccttccccagatcccacctagccctgccctctggcactgagAAGTCATTCCTCTCACTCCTTGTCCAAAGCTGTGCTTAAATATTTTGGAGAACTCATTTTATCCCAGAAAAATCCTAGCCTTTCACTGAAATCTTCCGTATGGCAAGATAACTAGTAATTAATGTGAATGTATTAATTAATGGGACAAACCAGAGGAAACACTCCAGCCAGAACTATTCCTGGGGATTGGTATGCAAAAATAACACTTTCTGTATATTTAAATGAGTTGTTTTCATATGATGAAGTCATCTGCTATGTAGGTGTTTAGTCTGAGgactgaaacagaaatacagcaggACTAAGTCTGTTGTGCACTCCCTGTTTTCCAGTTCTTCGGCATGCTGAGCGTCTGTGTGCTTACttgcaagaaagaagaaagcGGATACCAGCCTCTTTACTCAGGGGTGTTTGCTTAATAAACTGAGAAGAACAGTCTTGCTTCCTGATGATGAAATTGACTTCTGACCATACCACAGCTTTCCGAAACATTATGCTAAGTTTGGACCTGTGACTACAGGTAGCACTGGGTGGTGCAGTAGGCTTCAGAGAGAAACTTTCCTCTGACCTTCTTTCCTCTGCCCCAAAAACATGCAGCAGAAACTTTATCTTTTAATCAGTAAACTGGTGGAGACCACAGGAGGGGTTTCAGTTGTCTGCACAAATCTCAGATCATTCCCATGATGTGGtttaaacaacaaaagaaacttCTGAATGCCAGGTTTAAATACTTTTCATAGGCATGGGGATGTGTagtgtgttttttctgtatCTGATTGTGCAGTTTATGGTTTTCTCACCTTTCTTGTGTCATGTTGTAATTCTGTTTACTGCAGAGGTTGTTAGTGGAAGACAACCCCATCTTTTAAGTCTAGAGCAAGCATTTGTGTGGTTGTTTTGAGCAGCTAGCAAACATGAAAAACCCCATGTTTTAAGCTTTTGGGCTCAGAactctttctcttttgtttgttttcaatttcttagtaattaacattaaaaatccCTTATGAAGCAGGGCTTTtgaacattttcttccttttttttctatggTTTGGCTTGTGGAATTAGTGCCACATTTCCGCCATGACCAGGCTTCTCtgcaaaaatgttaaaaagatGCATTCTTGCACGAAGCAGTTTCAATAACTTTCTTTAGAGCTGCTTTTGcacattttctgttctcctcAATTCTGCTGAACACAGTCACGTACTCCCTGGATTGCATCTCTGCTTTAACACAGTCCTTCTTTAACTCGTTTGTATGTTAATTTGTTCATAAGCACTTCAGGATTTTGGGGATAGAGAAGAGAGGGAACTGTGATGTTTTTATGTATCAGGGAGTTGTGGAAAAGCAACAGAGATTGTGCTGATTACTTCCTCGGAGAGATAAGCAGCCTCTCCTTAACAAAATAAGCCTTTATATTTGTAgctaattagaaaaaaaaatagcttggGATCAGTGTAAACTGTTTATTATCTCCATCCCTActccaagagaaaaaagaaagcaatgagTGACCATGTCCTATAGGAGACATACCAGCATGAGCATGTGTATGTTGAAAACTGGGTTTTTACTGAGGGCTTCGTCTTCTgttaaatgctgaaataaacagaatttaCACAACCAAGTAAAAAATGGTGTGGTGGTTGTTGCTGGATGCTATCACAATTCCCTGGAGGGAGTAAAGTTGGCAGGGAGGGAAGTGGAGTGAATGCTGCCTCAGAGAGATCCCACCTGGCTCCCCTCAGCgatcctgccttcccttccctggttTCAGTGATCCCGGCTCTTCTCAGCgatcctgccttcccttccctttggtTTCAGTGATCCCGGCTCCTCTCAGTgatcctgccttcccttccctctggttTCAGTGATCCCGGCTCCTCTCAGCgatcctgccttcccttccttctgttttcagtgatcCCGGCTCCTCTCAGCgatcctgccttcccttccttctgttttcagtgatcCCGGCTCCTCTCAGCgatcctgccttcccttccttctgttttcagtgatcCCGGCTCCTCTCAGCgatcctgccttcccttccttaTGTTTTCAGTGATCCCGGCTCCTCTCAGCgatcctgccttcccttccttaTGTTTTCAGTGATCCCGACTCCCCTCAGCgatcctgccttcccttccctctggttTCAGTGATCCCGGCTCCCCTCAGCGATCCTGCCTTCAATTCCCTTTGGTTTCAGTGATCCCGGCTCCCCTCAGCGATCCTGCATTCCCTTTGGTTTCAGTGATCCCGGCTCCCCTCAGCgatcctgccttcccttccctctggttTCAGTGATCCCGGCTCCCCTCGGCcatcctgccttcccttccttaTGTTTTCAGTGATCCCGGCTCCCCTCAGCgatcctgccttcccttccctctggttTCAGTGATCCCGGCTCCCCTCAGCGATCCTgcatttccttccctctggtTTCAGTGATCCCGGCTCCCCTCAGCgatcctgccttcccttccctctggttTCAGTGATCCCGGCTCCCCTCAGCgatcctgccttcccttccttaTGTTTCCAGTGATCCCAGCTCCCCTCAGCgatcctgccttcccttccttaTGTTTTCAGTGATCCCGGCTCCACTCAGCGAtcttgccttcccttccctctggttTCAGTGATCCCGGCTCCTCTCAGCGAtcttgccttcccttccctgttttCAGTGATCCCGGCTCCACTCAGCgatcctgccttcccttccttaTGTTTTCAGTGATCCCGGCTCCCCTCAGCgatcctgccttcccttccctctggttTCAGTGATCCCGGCTCCTCTCAGCgatcctgccttcccttccttaTGTTTTCAGTGATCCCGGCTCCCCTCAGCgatcctgccttcccttccttaTGTTTCCAGTGATCCCAGCTCCCCTCAGCgatcctgccttcccttccttaTGTTTTCAGTGATCCCGGCTCCACTCAGCGAtcttgccttcccttccctgttttCAGTGATCCCGGCTCCACTCAGCgatcctgccttcccttccttaTGTTTTCAGTGATCCCGGCTCCCCTCAGCgatcctgccttcccttccctctggttTCAGTGATCCCGGCTCCTCTCAGCgatcctgccttcccttccttaTGTTTTCAGTGATCCCGGCTCCCCTCAGCgatcctgccttcccttccctctggttTCAGTGATCCCGGCTCCTCTCAGCGAtcttgccttcccttccctgttttCAGTGATCCCGGC
The genomic region above belongs to Sylvia atricapilla isolate bSylAtr1 chromosome Z, bSylAtr1.pri, whole genome shotgun sequence and contains:
- the LOC136374610 gene encoding tetraspanin-36-like, with translation MDCGVITSKSVLLLLSLAFWAAAAGLSYVGAYVINTYKSYDNFLQDKYALLPAVIIICVAVVMFIIGLIGCCATFRESRVGLGLFLAIILVIFIAEVSAFVLGFVYREKVKADVQVTMHSVFEKYDGKNPESAVVDYLQERLHCCGVKNYSDWTTTQWFNSTGNNSVPQSCCQQTARNCTGHLDQPQELNTRGCAQELESGLQSVISYAMLVILGFAIVKFFGMLSVCVLTCKKEESGYQPLYSGVFA